A region of the Drosophila ananassae strain 14024-0371.13 chromosome XL, ASM1763931v2, whole genome shotgun sequence genome:
AAAGGCCTGAGCCTCCTCCTCATCCATGTGGTattcctaaaaataaaaatgttagatGAGCTTTCCAATAAGAGTTCCAAACTTACAGTCATTCGGGGAGCGTTCTCCGTGTGGAAGACGTAGACCTTGCCCTCGGCAGAGCCCACATAGACGCTCCTCTCCAGCTTGTCCACTATCACACTGTGCAGGGCCACTGGGAAGACCACGCTGACGAGCAGGACACCGCCCATCAAGTCGTATATTTTGCAGCAGCGATCCAGGGAGACAGTGTACAAGTACGACCGCGTTCCACCTATCCCAGTGTAGATGTCTGTGACGGCCAGGCCGTGATCATTGAAGCTGTACAGCGGTTCGTTGCTATCCTGGCCATTGCCCGTGACCAGCGGAGCACAGGCGGAAGTGAGATTCCACACCAGAACAGCGCCATCCTTGCCGGCGCTAATGAAGTGCTCTCCACTGTCGGTGAATCTCAGGCAGGTGACGGCCTGGTAATGCTTCGAAATTGTGTTCAGCATGCGGCCGGTGTTCAGGTGCCAGAGGTAGATGTTCTCCTGGATGCCGGCCACTAGGAAGGCTGCATCCGGCGTGACGGCCATGGCATTGACCTTGCCCGGCACCACGAAGCGAATGCCCGACATCTGTTCCTGTTTGTTGATGGGCCAGACATGGATCAGAGGCTTGGCGGCGTTCGCCGCAAACAAATAGTTCAGACCGATGATGGAGAGGCCTTGGTGCTGGGCGCATCCCCCGCCCTTGTAGCGCATTAAATCTGTGCCGGTGCGCAGATCCTGGACACTGCAGGTAGTGTTGTCCTCGCTGCCCGTGCTGATGAACACGGCCTCCACAACGTCGGTCATTTTGCACGGATTCTTCAATTCACACACGTGCTATCAAAATAACGCGGCCAACAAGTTACCTGCATGTTATCGATAGGCGGCCTATCGGAAAAGTGCTGCCAATCATTATTTAAACTCAATAATactgaatatttttaagtggGGTTTACTAAATTCATATAGCTTCTTAGTTAAAGTATTAACTTAAGGCatgcttaaattttaaaatattttctaatataTGTAATTTTGATGAGCTGGCATCACTGGCAGATTGGCAGCACTGCGGATCCGATAGCTTATCAGCTGTTCTCCCTGCTCCCATTTTGGAGCATTCTGGCGCAtcgttgttttttgtgtgtgccTGGAGGAGAAAAACAAACGCAAGTCGGCACGTGCAGCGCGTAGAACAGCGACGAACTGCAGCGTGTGAAAAATATAGTCAGCGTCGCCGCGGGAATCTCGATATGCACATAAACGAACGGACGTAAAATGAACGCATTGCGCAACATCTTCACATCGCGTACCCTCAACTACCTGCGCCAGAATGGACAGAACGCGATCCTCAACGCCAcccagcaacagcagacgGATGCCGTGCCGCTGCCCGACGCCGAGAAGACGCTGAAGGATGCCAAGCGCCCCTCACCGCTCTCCATACCGCGCTCCATTCTCGACGCGTGCCAGTTCACGGCCAAGCCCTTCGACCTGACGCGCTCCACCACTGGCGCCCAGTCCAGTGGCTCCCTATCGCCCACCACACTGAAGCGATTCCGGCGAATGCAACGCCGCATGGAACTGGTGTATCGATGCAAGCTTTGCAACACTCGGAACAAGAAGACCATCAGCGAGGAGGCCTACTACAGTGGCGTGGTCATCCTGCAGTGCGACGGCTGTGCCGTGGACCATCTAATCAAGGACAATCTGGGCCTGTTCACCAGCAGCGACGGCGACAGCAGCATCAGCTCGGGCATCAGCACCAGCAAGAGCATCGATCAGGTGCTGTCCGACCGCCATGCCAGGGTGCGGGTGATCAAGGTGAACGAGCACGGCGATCTGATTTAGGAATCTAGTCATGGCGTCGGGACGGACGACCGGCTGGCGCCAATAACATAGTCAACCTGGGAATCGTGTCAGAGTTGGACACACTCCGCGGGTGAGCGGACACCGTGAACCGAAACACCTCCAGCCTGCAGTCAACAGCCTACAGCCAACCGGAATTTGGATGCATTGCTCTCCACCattctgttgttgctgtttggAGCAACGATCGCTCCTCGACCGACCGGCTAAAAAGCTTGTTAATAATTCTTAAAACTGTAATTGTTAATTCTTTACTTTTTTGGCAAACAGGCCCATGAGTAATGCACTAATTAAAACGAACTCTCAGTTCGAAAATGTACAAATCCGGTTGTTATTTTGTTCGCCTTTTATCTtatctatgtatgtataagCGACGCACCATGATCCATAGACTGACACATGCGGTCAAGGGAATAGAAATGACTATAGGGTTCTAGAGATTATAACTATAAGTTCTATAAAGATAGCCCTACCTCCATAAGACAGTTAGAGGCTCAAACTTGTACtagtttttaaagttaatgtttaatattatatttagtTCCATTTAAATGGCAGCCACTGTTGTTTATGCCATTGATTAATGTGTTTGCTTCAAATTAGAAATTTGTAGCCGTCAGAATTCTATGGAAAAGCCGTAGAAACGACGAGCAGAGCCGAGGGGCCTGGTCGCTGGTTGCTAATTGCTGTTATTGATCGAAACCCCGTCCGGGGACTAATTATCGGGCAGAAATCAAAATTGGCACGCTGCCGCCCCTGGTGAAATGAGTCGTCCGGGGGGCGCGATACTCGCAATGGCACCAGATAGCCAAGATtcggacggacggacggacggcAGCACGCCGCACTCGAGTGATCTTCTACGTCGCTAAAAGTTGGCCCAAACTAGTAGTGGTCGGCGAGGTGACGGACCAACAGACCTACAAGTGAAGGCAATAAATTAGCATATAACCTAAATTTTAGTATTACttcattgtttatttttaggcGGAGGTTTTAAGAAATTTGTTTTAAGGGTATTCTATAGGGTTTTTAGAGAGTACTGAACTATATTTTATAAGGACTATATAGATCCTATATGtacaatatttttaagagGCTATTTAGGATCAATATGTCAATATTATTATGAGAAGTTCTAGAACCTTTTTAGGTTTAAAAAGTCTTGGTTTCCAAAAGATTTTGACAGACTATATAGGAATCAATCTATATATAGTGTATAGGACTATATAAAGAGGATTTAATACAGACCAGATGGAGTTAATCCTAATCACAAaataatgtatatattttagtgGCTTTATGAGAAATTCTAGAATCTGTTTTTGCTTCAAAAACTGTTGTTTTTCAAAAGGTGTTTTTCGAAACACAACCATATATGTTATAGATCTGGGTCTATATAAAGGATAGAAGAAAGGCTAGAAGATTAAAAGCTaatcctatatatatataattttaagaacccttatgaaaatattataatagcCCCATCCAGTGTTTCTATGAGAAGTTCTAGAACCTCTTTTGGCTTTAAAAACTTCTGTTTTCCAAAGGATGTAACCATGTATTCTATAGATCTTGGCCTTTATATAGAATAAAAGAAAACCTAGATGATTAAAAGCTAATCCCaatcaaaaaaacaaatatatttaagagCCCCTATGACAAAATACTCGAATACCCCCGGGTGGTGTGCCAACTAAGCATGACAAGGCGCTATTCTGATGTCAAAACAATTCGAATATATACTATAACTACCCATTAATGTAcaaacatatataaatatttagaaaaCACACCCATTTGCGGTGTCTGGGAGCCAATTATATAGAACTGAGGTGGGTAGACTATCTCGGGCAGACGTACGACAGCCGTAGAGTGGAGATTAGAACGTCATCAGTTATCTGGGGAGCCCGGAACCACAATGAAAGTCGAGTaattccttgtttttttttgctttttaatcGTTTAAACCTATTTATTCGAGGGCCTTCCGAATACGTGTGTTGTGGGGTGTATAATTATGTATATAGATCGTATAGTACTAAAATCTCATTCGGTATTGCTAGGATATAAATTAGAATTGTGATTTGTGATTTACATTCTTCGAAGACGCTTCTTAAGTGGCAttttaaggtttttttttgactTTCTGACTCTTCTGGAAGCGCACTTTTTGTTACGATTCTTGTGATCCTTGTGACTGGGGAGGAGATCCTCCTGGGAGGGGTTCCTCCTGTTAACTATTTCACAAACTTCTCTCTGGTGTTATCAGGTGGCGCTTTCTTGGGATAAGAATTAGTATTTCGTCTTAGCTGCTCTTAGGATTAGGGCTGAGTGTCTGGCATGAGTGGAAATTGTGCTAGATGATGGAACTTACGCCTAAATGGAGCTTCTTTTGGAGTCTGCTTGACATCTGGGCTTCTTACCACTAAGTATTCCTCATTCTTGAATGCCGGATCAGgttacaaaatttaattaatttctatTTACAGATACGAGTTACGAGTTACGAGTGCGATCTCCTCGAAAGTGCCTTTTCAGATTCAGTCGTTCGCGGACAGTACGTTTCAGGGCTATAAGGACAGGTTACAGTTTACAGTTTAGATTACACATTTGTTTTAAAGAATACTTATAAGAGTGTGTCCCTACGGCTCTACTCGCACTGTTTTCGGATCTTAAAACTATCATTTTCCAGTGGCTTAGTAACTTGGTAACTTAGTTATTGCTGTTAATTACCTTCCCATTGAGTGGTTTGTGGCTTGTGGCTTGGGGCGTCTGGCTTCCTcggaatatacatatatatatctattatATACGGTTTAGTTAGCACATGGAATACTAATTAGAATACTCAGTATGGAATGTTATTGGGGCGGACGGGGAGGAATGTCTGCAATTCTTACACACTACGTTCGAAATTGGCACGGGTCAAGtaatcctcctcctccactaCTCTCTATCTCTTTCTGGCTAGCGTGCTCTCCATCCACCCATCCCTTTCATTTTGGAAGTGTTCGGGGGGGAAACTGGATGATCAGTGCCATTTGATCTACTTTAATCCTAGGTTGCATTgttaaatacttttttttcgCATTAAGTACTACTACAGGTAAGTAATTCGCTTAGGACTACGCCTAGAACTTAACTAACCCTAGTCAGGGTTACAGTTATAGTTATAGTTATAGTTAATTACattaaaatgttaaataaaataatacataCAGCCAGCCCTGAGAAGTTGCGGGATAAAAACATTGATTAAACAATAAGTCTTGAGGcttaaatacaataatacatGCGGTCAGGTTGGACATTTGATTTAAAATAGTGTTTAAAAGTAAGATCTTGTTGGCtacgaaaaaaatatagaaactcAAACAGGGCTGACCATTGAGTGAGTGGGACACACGAGGTGCCTTCTAGCTGCCCTCATTCCCGGGCCATGACATTGCGTGAgttgcacttacaggactatttCACATGGCGACCACGACCTCGACCCCGGCCACGGCCCCGTCCTCTTCCACGACCCGCTATCCGGTCCCGTTTGGACCCGGACCGATCGCCGCCCTCCCGATCCGCCCTATCTCACAGGGTGGTCCGGCCTGAACGGCCCACAGCGCCCACGACACCGTTGGGACGGTTGTGCCGCCGCTTGTGAAGATAGAGGCCGGCTGCCTGGGCGAACGCTGAGCCACAGATCTGACAGACATAGCGCTTAACCTTGTCGTGGATCTGCTTGTGGTTCTGCAGATTCTTCGTGGACTTGAAGGTCTTGCCGCAGATGTCGCACTTGAACTCCTCGTTGCTGTAGTGCTGTTTCAGGTGCTCGAAGAGGCTGTTGCGCGCCACAAAGGATTTGTTGCACTGCGGATAGTCGCACTTGTAGCAGCGTTCGCGCTCGTCCTGGTGCACGATCCGATGGGCGTTCAGATGGCCGGGCGTGGCGAAGCTTCGGCGGCACACCTCGCAACCATACGGCTTGCCTCCATCCCCGCCAACCGCATCCTGATCGTCGGACACCTCCATGGCAGACTTCGAAGCCGATCCCGATGGTCTACCGCGTCGTCCAGTGCCTGCCGGCGTTAGCTTCGTACTCTCCGGCTCGTCGTCGCCGCCGCCTTCAATGATGCTGTGATTGAGGGCCAGCGAGGGCAGGAACAGCTCCTCGTTGTGCCGGCGCAGATGCTCGTCGTAGTTGGCCTTCTCCCGGAAGCTGGCCGTGCACAGTTCGCAGTTGAATCGGACGTCCGAGCCCACGCCCAGATGCAGTTGCTTGTGGCTGTCGAACTCCTCGGAGCTGGCGAACTGGATGGCGCAGATGTGGCAGTAGTAGCCGCCACCCAGGCTTGGCTGGTGGTTCAGCAGATGCAGATCCAGCTCTCGCAGCGTCTGGACGATCTCCGGACAGTGCTGGCACTTAAACGGCGGTATGTCCTCGTCCATGAAGTGCATTTGGTCGTAGTAGATGTACTTGGAAGTGAACGGACGCCCCTGCCGCTCGCAATTGAGGCGCTCCATCTTCTGCTTGGAGTAATCGAAGCGCAGCTGCGAAATTCTTTTCGAGATCTGGATGGTGGACACGTCGATCAGCTCCTGCAGCTCCACGGCCATCTGGTGGAGGCCTTCGCCGCGCCGCTCCTTGCTGCGATAGTCGGGATCGAAGCGATTGTAGAAGCACTGATACCGCTTCACCATGGTGAGTAGTCTGGACGTTGAGGTGTCGCTCCAAATGGCCGAGAACCGGCGGCGATAGTTCGTCTCCTGCAAGATGAGGAGAGGGTTGAAAAGTGATTAATGGGGGATGGCTTGTCAGCAGAGAACTCTGCCTCCAAAGTCATGGATTCAGGGGTTGCGGCGTAGTATTTGGCAGAGGGAGGGGGCACTTTTGCACCCACAACATCAGAGACTCGCCAGAACAATGTTCTTTCTCTCTCGGATCTCTGCACTCACCTTCACCACCGTCTTGGCCATCTTATCGGTGTAGCTGTAGACGTCGTTGAGGAAGAGCAGCTCCCTAAAGTACCACAGCGTACTGACGTTCGTCTTCTCCAGGGCCATGCGATTGCACTCGCGCTTGTACACCGTTCTCAGGTTGTCCCACTTTCGGGTGATGGCGTCCTTGGCCAGGGCGATGTTGAAGCGGCTCTTGAACTCCAGCACGATCCAGTCGAGGAAGCGAGCGCGTTTCACCCTATCCCGGAACTGCGGATTGCCGTGATCCCAGAGGAAGGGATTACGCTTGTACGACTGGATCAGGAACTTGATCATCTTCCGGTCTTTGATGTGCATCGTTACTCCTCTCTCCCGCTGAAAGGTACACATGTAATCAGGGATTATGGTGATTTTTAGATGGTCAATAAGCACTCACCCCCAGCAGAGACTCCTCGACCATTTCGTCGTAGTTGAGGAAGTCGCCTTCGGCTCCATGGCTCGTCTCCTCCACCCCACTGTAGTCCATGTACTCGCCCGAGTTATCGTCCATCATTTGAGAGTCGTAGTCGTCAAGGGAGGACTCCCCCTCAACCAGTAGCGGTTCGTTTTTCACGTCCAGTAGCGGCTCATTCTTCAAATCCAGTCGCTGGCGTCGCTTGGTGACCTTCATCCTGGTTTTCGGTTTTGCGCTCACCACCGGAACAGAGCTCTCCGGCAGAATGGTCTCCTCATCTCCGTCGTCCTCCTCGTTCGCCTCGGATCCTGGCAGCCTGtcgtcgtcatcgtcgtcgtAGTCCTCGGCCATGTCATCATCACTGCAGGGCAAATCCTGCAGCTCCTGTTTGATAACCATTTGCGGCTCCAGCAGTGCCGTATCGGCGTCCGTCAAGTCTTCGATCTCATGGAAGTTTGCCAGATCCCCGTTGCTGCCCCGGTCGTGGGAGGACAGTGATACGGGCTCACCCAGTCTGAATGGGGGAGCGTTTGCATCCGAGTCGGGATGGTCGCCCAGATGCACCGTTTGCATGTGCCCGATGAAGGAGTCGAAGTAGCGGAACTTCTCGCTGCAGACCACGCATCGCAGGGCGAAGTACTGGAAGTCATCTGTGGCCGTCACCACGCCACAGTCCTTGGTGCATTGACGGAAAATCTCCTCGTCGTTTGTACGTGGATACGCCAGCACGCTCATAGCGCCGTTGGTGCTATTGCGGTATCGCTGGTCACTGGTTCGGTCGGTTGGTTACTCAACGCCGCGCTCCGTCTTCGGCACGGCACACGCTCAATTATCCCGCTGGCTTTTATAGTTACAAAAATAATTGCCAATAAAATCGTCgccgttttttttgttggtgttgttaGTGATGGCCTATGCGTACAGTCGCATTTCGTTTGTGTATCGGTTTTGATAATCGGGGGTGCGATAACCCGCTTTGTTGttggtattttttgtttatatttctgtgtttttggtattttttatttatcatattttaaatttcaaatcttaacactATATAAATaatcttcaaaaataaaataaagttgtctttttgtttattttaaattttttgcaaCTGATAAAAAATTATCGATAATACCGCCATTCTAAAAGACACACTGGTCACTCTGTCTTCTGATTCTTAGGTTCCAGTCGCGGCGtgttggttttattttgttgcaaCAATTTTCTCTCACTTCACCCGGTAAAACAAAGTATAAAAAGCCATGGCTTCAATTAGCTTGCTGAACCCCAAGGCCGAATTCGCCCGCGCCGCCCAGGCTCTGGCCATCAACATCAGTGCCGCCAAGGGTCTCCAGGATGTGATGCGCACCAATCTGGGTCCCAAGGGCACAGTGAAGATGTAAGTAGCTCCAAATCCCTACTATTACTTCCATTTCCACCGTGTGGATGCACTTTCACTCAAAAGTCGGTGGAAAATGGGTAAAAACATGCCTTTTGACGACAGCTGCGGCAACTGCCAGTTTGAGGTTAGGAACGAAGTAGCGGCATGCGTCATCGTTGGGGGGAAAGAGATGGGGCGCTGTCTGCAGTTCTTTGGAGTTGAAAATCCTGATTTTTTATCACTAGGATgcccttttttaaaatatgctCAATTAAAGTAGGCTCCTGCCGCCCTATAAGAGCGGGAAGAGCGGTTTGCGGCCAATGTTTTCCTCCCCGGGAGTCAAGACTGGCAGGTGTGGGGAGTCACGCGCTCGTTCTGGAAGATtctctaaaaaatattattctttaatGCTTTCAGGCTGGTCTCCGGCGCCGGCGACATCAAGATCACCAAGGACGGCAACGTTCTGCTGCACGAGATGCAGATCCAGCATCCCACTGCTTCCATGATCGCCCGGGCCAGTACCGCTCAGGATGACGCCACCGGCGatggcaccaccaccaccgtcATGCTGATCGGAGAGCTGCTGAAGCAGGCTGACATCTACCTGTCCGAGGGCCTGCATCCGCGCATCATGACCGAGGGCTTCGAGAAGGCCCGCGACAAGGCGCTGGAGGTCCTGGACAAGGTGAAGGTGCCGGTGGAGATCAACAAGAAGAACCTGGTGGAGATTGCCAACACCAGTCTGAAGACCAAGGTGCACCCGGCGCTGGCCGACCTCCTCACCGACGTCTGCGTGGACGCCGTGCTGACCATCGCCAGTGACAAGACCAAGCCCGTGGACCTGCACATGGTGGAGCTGATGGAGATGCAGCACAAGACCGACACCGACACACAGCTGGTGCGCGGTCTGGTCATGGATCACGGTGCTCGCCACCCCGACATGCCAAAGCGTCTGGAGAACGCCTACATCCTGACCGCCAACGTGTCGCTGGAGTACGAGAAGGCCGAGGTGAACTCTGGATTCTTCTACAAGACCGCCGAGGAGCGGGAGGCGTTTGTGCGCGCCGAGCGCGAATTCATCGACCAGCGCGTCAAGAAGGTCATCGAACTGAAGCGCTCCGTGTGCGACGGCACCGACAAGACCTTCGTCCTGATCAACCAGAAGGGCATTGATCCCATCTCCCTGGACGCCCTGGCCAAGGAGGGCATTCTGGCCCTGCGTCGTGCCAAGCGCCGCAACATGGAGCGCCTGGCTCTGGCCTGCGGCGGCACTGCCATGAACTCGTTCGACGACCTCCAGGAGGAGAACCTCGGCTATGCTGGCGTTGTCTACGAGCATGTGCTCGGCGAGAACAAGTACACCTTCGTGGAGGACTGCAAGAACCCGCTGTCCGTGACTATCCTGATCAAGGGCCCCAACAAGCACACCATCACCCAGATCAAGGACGCCATCCGCGATGGTCTGCGGGCCATCAACAACACCATTGCCGACAAGGCTCTGGTGCCCGGTGCCGGTTCCTTTGAGGTTCGTGCCTACAACGAGCTGGTTGCCTTCAAGGACACCATCAAGGGCAAGTCCCGACTGGCCGTGCAGGCCTTCGCCGACGCCCTGCTGGTCATTCCAAAGACGCTGGCCGTCAACAGCGGCTACGATGCCCAGGACACGATCGTCAAGCTAACGGTGGAGGATCGCTTGAATCCGGATCTGGTCGGCCTGGACCTGGCCACCGGGGAGCCGATGAAGCCAGTGGATCTCGGTGTCTATGACAACTACATTGTGAAGAAGCAGATCCTGAACTCGTGCTCCATCATTGCCAGCAACCTCCTGCTCGT
Encoded here:
- the LOC6502207 gene encoding WD repeat-containing protein 18: MTDVVEAVFISTGSEDNTTCSVQDLRTGTDLMRYKGGGCAQHQGLSIIGLNYLFAANAAKPLIHVWPINKQEQMSGIRFVVPGKVNAMAVTPDAAFLVAGIQENIYLWHLNTGRMLNTISKHYQAVTCLRFTDSGEHFISAGKDGAVLVWNLTSACAPLVTGNGQDSNEPLYSFNDHGLAVTDIYTGIGGTRSYLYTVSLDRCCKIYDLMGGVLLVSVVFPVALHSVIVDKLERSVYVGSAEGKVYVFHTENAPRMTEYHMDEEEAQAFVGHAEGKAITCLALNMSGTTLVSGGDDKQVCVWDTGSRQLIKSIPQNGTVSNLRIRLVSGVVFQPEHKQPEMFADSLKRMISAREENDCIELMPLANQDAEEEDELPQGVLDDELLLKFIAQMGRVTAGENGVEDMEETLEEEEDDESEDQEDSEPEEAESEEEPEEPEPQKKKTKARKTPSDQEDDEEEEATESVAGTIQSVSAPLERDAFIEKLQEENRQLKEETKRMFEYLYDYVSRRPQGSPDKSKRKKPNAK
- the LOC6502234 gene encoding uncharacterized protein LOC6502234, whose protein sequence is MNALRNIFTSRTLNYLRQNGQNAILNATQQQQTDAVPLPDAEKTLKDAKRPSPLSIPRSILDACQFTAKPFDLTRSTTGAQSSGSLSPTTLKRFRRMQRRMELVYRCKLCNTRNKKTISEEAYYSGVVILQCDGCAVDHLIKDNLGLFTSSDGDSSISSGISTSKSIDQVLSDRHARVRVIKVNEHGDLI
- the LOC6502206 gene encoding uncharacterized protein LOC6502206, with amino-acid sequence MSVLAYPRTNDEEIFRQCTKDCGVVTATDDFQYFALRCVVCSEKFRYFDSFIGHMQTVHLGDHPDSDANAPPFRLGEPVSLSSHDRGSNGDLANFHEIEDLTDADTALLEPQMVIKQELQDLPCSDDDMAEDYDDDDDDRLPGSEANEEDDGDEETILPESSVPVVSAKPKTRMKVTKRRQRLDLKNEPLLDVKNEPLLVEGESSLDDYDSQMMDDNSGEYMDYSGVEETSHGAEGDFLNYDEMVEESLLGRERGVTMHIKDRKMIKFLIQSYKRNPFLWDHGNPQFRDRVKRARFLDWIVLEFKSRFNIALAKDAITRKWDNLRTVYKRECNRMALEKTNVSTLWYFRELLFLNDVYSYTDKMAKTVVKETNYRRRFSAIWSDTSTSRLLTMVKRYQCFYNRFDPDYRSKERRGEGLHQMAVELQELIDVSTIQISKRISQLRFDYSKQKMERLNCERQGRPFTSKYIYYDQMHFMDEDIPPFKCQHCPEIVQTLRELDLHLLNHQPSLGGGYYCHICAIQFASSEEFDSHKQLHLGVGSDVRFNCELCTASFREKANYDEHLRRHNEELFLPSLALNHSIIEGGGDDEPESTKLTPAGTGRRGRPSGSASKSAMEVSDDQDAVGGDGGKPYGCEVCRRSFATPGHLNAHRIVHQDERERCYKCDYPQCNKSFVARNSLFEHLKQHYSNEEFKCDICGKTFKSTKNLQNHKQIHDKVKRYVCQICGSAFAQAAGLYLHKRRHNRPNGVVGAVGRSGRTTL
- the LOC6502235 gene encoding T-complex protein 1 subunit zeta, yielding MASISLLNPKAEFARAAQALAINISAAKGLQDVMRTNLGPKGTVKMLVSGAGDIKITKDGNVLLHEMQIQHPTASMIARASTAQDDATGDGTTTTVMLIGELLKQADIYLSEGLHPRIMTEGFEKARDKALEVLDKVKVPVEINKKNLVEIANTSLKTKVHPALADLLTDVCVDAVLTIASDKTKPVDLHMVELMEMQHKTDTDTQLVRGLVMDHGARHPDMPKRLENAYILTANVSLEYEKAEVNSGFFYKTAEEREAFVRAEREFIDQRVKKVIELKRSVCDGTDKTFVLINQKGIDPISLDALAKEGILALRRAKRRNMERLALACGGTAMNSFDDLQEENLGYAGVVYEHVLGENKYTFVEDCKNPLSVTILIKGPNKHTITQIKDAIRDGLRAINNTIADKALVPGAGSFEVRAYNELVAFKDTIKGKSRLAVQAFADALLVIPKTLAVNSGYDAQDTIVKLTVEDRLNPDLVGLDLATGEPMKPVDLGVYDNYIVKKQILNSCSIIASNLLLVDEVMRAGMTSLKG